The sequence GCGCGGCGATCGCGGCTGCGGCAAGGGTGGCGACGTAGGTGTCGGCCGCTGACGGTGGCGCTCCGGAGCTCCCGGCCACGGCGTCGTTGCCTGACGCATCCAGCTCGGCTGCCAGGGCGCGCTCTCCGTAGCGCGCGTGGTCTGAAACCTCGACGGCGCGCGCATGGGCCGCGCGTGCCTGCGAAGTGCGCTGCTCTGCCTCGGACCGAAGGGCGCGGGCTTCGTCACGTGCGCGGTGCGCCTGCGACGAGGCGACCAGCGCCAGTCCGGCCGCCTCACCCGCCCGCGACTGCTCGAGCTCCAGCGATTCCACGAGCTGTGCGAGCTCCCGCCGCCGTTCGTGCTGTCGCGCCGCCTCCCCGGCTGCTTCATCCTGGCGCCCGCGGACGATCACCAGCCCGCGCTCATCGGCGAGGTCTCCTTCCGCCGTCACCGCGCACCATCCGGGCGGCAGACGGCGCCAGCCGCCGAGCAGCGTCGGCAGGTCAGGTGCTACGACGGCGCGCGCGAAGAGGCGCGGCGATGACGCGGCGCCGATCCACTCGGCCACGGTCATGGTCGCTCCGACAGCGGCGAGCGCGGCCGGACGCCCTTCCAGCGCATCGTTGCTCTCCGCCAGCAGGCGAGCCGAGCCGCGTGCATCGGCCGCGTGCTCGGCCACGCCATCGTCCTGCCACACCAGGGCCTGCTGGACCTCGCCGCCGACCAGCGCCTCGATCGCTGCCCATGCCTCGCGGGGAGGATCGATCGCGTTCATCAGCGTCCGCCATCCGGCGTTGGCCAGTCTCGATCCCAGTCGCGACCCGCTCTCCGCGCGCTCTCGCAGCGATTCCAGCTCGGCACGCAGGCTGCCCACCCGCTCCGCTAGGGCGGTCGCACCCGCGCGAGCCTCGTCGGCCCGGAGCTGCGCCTCGTCGCCCTCGCGGTCCGCCACCTGCAGGCGACCGATGGCCTCGGCCTCGGCAGCCTCCGCCTCCGTCAGCTCAGTCTCCGCCGCTTCGAGAGCCGTCCCCGCCGTTGAGGACGCCACCCGCGCCGCTCGCAGCTCCTCCTCGATTCGTTCGGCCTTCGCGGCAGCGCGCGCCACGGCCTCGTCGCGTCGGGCGGCCTCGGCGATCGAGGCCCCGGCACGTGCCCGCGCCGCGCTGACCGCCTCCTCGGCAGAGAGCGCGTCGCGGTCCGCGGCGTCGAACCCCTCGCCGGCTGCCCGCCAGCGGCGCTCGGCCTCCCTGGCAGCCTCCCACGTCGCGTCCGCGTTGGGATCCGCCGCCGCCGGCTCCGCCTGGAGCGCGGCCTGAGTCGCGTCGAGCTCAGCCTGCGATCGCGCGATCACCGACGAGAGATCGGCGAGCCTGCGGGCGATCGCCTCGGCGTGCGCCTCCGCTCGGATCAACGCCTCTCGTGCTGCCTCACGCCCCTCGGACGCTGCGCGCGCGCTGGACTCCGCTGACCAGTAGGCGGCCTCCGCGGTGCCGATCGCCTCGCGTCCGGCGGCCTCCTCGGCTCGCAGCGCCTCCACCGCGGCCTCGGCGGCGGCCTTCCTGCGGCGTGCCTCGCCCAGCGCCGTTCGCGCGATGAGCTCCCGACGGCGGTGGACCTCGATCACGAGCGTCCGGGCCCGCTGGCCCAGCACGTCGTGCTCCTGCTGGTGCTGCGCCTGGAGGGCCAAGCGGCGGACCTGGGGCTTGAGCTCGCCGATCAGGTCGCCCACCCGGGTCAGGTTGTCGCGCGCCCGCGCGAGCCGCCCGAGTGCCTCGTTCTTGCGAACCTGCAGGTTCTTGACGCCGGCAGCCTCCTCGAAGAGCTGGCGCCGCTCCTCGGGGCGCAGGGAGAGCGCCGCGTCGACGGTGCCCTGCCCGACCACCACCAGCTCGTTGGCCCCGAGCCGGCCCCCCGCCAGCAGGTCGACCACCTCGCGCAGCCGCGCGCGGGCTCCGTTGATCAGGTACTCGGTCTCGCCGGATCGGTAGGCGCGGCGGCCGATCGACACCTCGCTGAAGTCGATCGGCAGCCAGCCGTCGCTGTTGTCGAGGGTGAGGATCGCCTCGGCCATCCCCTGCGGGCGGCGTCCCTCGCTGCCGGCGAAGATCACGTCGTCGGCGCGCCGCGTGCGCAGCGAGCGGTTCGACTGCTCGCCGAGGACCCAGCGCACCGCGTCGGCCATGTTGCTCTTGCCGGACCCGTTCGGGCCGATCACCGCCGTCACTCCGCGCTCGAAGACGAAGCGGGTCGGGTCGGCGAACGTCTTGAAGCCGTGGAGCCGCAGCTCCTTCAACCGGGTCATCCGGCGCCCCTCGACGGTGCCGCGTCATCGATCAGCTGTGTCAGCGCCACGGCTGCCGCGTTCTCCTCGGCTCGCTGGCGGCTCGACCCGTGACCGATCCCCATCTCGCGCCCGTCGACGACGGCGGAGACGGTAAATGCGTGTCGGTGCGACGGGCCGCTCACGTCGGTCAGCTCGTAGTGCGGCTTCTGACGGTGCTGGCGTTGCGTCCATTCCTGGAGCCTGCTCTTGGCAGATTTGGGCGGCTCCTCCGTCCCGCTTGGCGCGATCAGGGACCCGAAGATGCGACGCAGCCAACGCTGCGTGGGACCGAACCCTTCGCGCACCGCCAGCGCACCGGCGAGCGCCTCGAAGGTCGCGGCCAGCAGCGACGGGCGGGCCGCGCCACCGCCACCGGCCTCGCCTCGCCCGAGCAGGACGTATCGGTCAAGCCCGAGCCCCAGGGCAATCGCAGCAAGCGACTCGCGGTTGACGAGTGAGGCGCGTCGGGCAGTCAACCTACCCTCGTCCTCGTCGGGGAAGCGGTCGTACAGCAGCCGGCTGACGACATGGCCGATGACGGCGTCGCCGAGAAACTCGAGGCGCTCGTTGTGCCCCGTCGCGGCGCCCGGATTCTCGTTGAGGAAGGAGCTGTGAATGAACGCCTGGCGAATGGCCTCCGGGTCCCGCAGGACGATGCCGAGTCGCTCACCCAGCTCGTCGATTGGCGGACTGGCCATGGCCCCGATCGTTACTGCTGGTGCTCCTCGATGAATTCGACCGCGTCCGAGACCTTCTGGATCTTCTCGGCGTCCTCGTCGGAGATCTCCATGCCGAACTCCTCCTCGAGGCTCATGATCAGCTCCACGAGGTCGAGTGAGTCCGCGTTCAGGTCCTCGACGAACGAGGCGGTTGGGGTGACCTCCTCTTCATCGACGCCGAGCTGCTCGACGATCAGCTTCTTGAGTCGGTCGAACGTGGTTCCGTCGGCCACCGTCAGGCTCCTCCAGGCGATGATCTGGCAACGCTTCCCAGGACGCCGTTCACGAGGCGGCGAGCCGCGTCCCCGGAGTAGGTCCGGGCAAGGGAAACGGCGTCTTGAATCGTCTCCCCGCTCGAGGTCGCGGCGGAGTATAGCACCTCCCAGAGGGCGCTCCGGAGGATCGTGCGCTCGACCTTGCCGAGCTCGCTGACCGGAATGGCGGGGGCAAAAGCGGCGATCCTCGCGTCCAGGTCCGAGCGGTGGGCGATGACACCCTCCACGATCTCGCGAGCATGGGACGCCACCTCCGCGTCACTGCCGTGCTCCACCACCAGGCGGGTAAGCGCCACGAGCGCTTGGGCGGGTCGAAACTCGTCCTCGAAGAGCGCAAGGAGTGCCAGTCGCCGCGCCTCGAGCCGCGGGCTTGGCCGGACGCGACGTCGCCGGGACGGCGCGCTGGTCAGCCGTCGCCTCCCGGTCCCGCGACCAGCGGCTCGGTTCCGCCTGCGATCAGCTCGGAAGCATCGCGCTGAGCGAGGGCCGGGTGCTCCTGGCTCCACTCGGCGATCAGCTGCGGGATGCCGGCGGTCGCCGCCTCGGAGGCGACCCTGATGGCATTCTCGAGCATCCGCGCCCGGGCGCGCCCGTGCGTCACGATGCTCACCCCGCGGACGCCGAGCAAGGGTGCGCCACCGTACTGCTCGTAGTCGAAGCGATGCTTCATCCGGTCGAACCCCGGCTTGAGGGCCAGGAGGGCCAGCGGGGCAATCGGCCCCTGCTGCAGGTCGGTGCGCAGTGAACGGAAGATGTAGCTGGTCAGACCCTCGAAGAACTTGATCACGACGTTGCCGACGAAGCCGTCGCACACCACCACATCGGCGACGTGGCCGACCATGTCGTTTCCCTCGACGTTGCCGATGTAGTTGAGCCCGCTCTCCTGGAGGCGCGGATACGCCTCGCGCGTCAGCGCGTCCCCCTTCTCCGCCTCCTCGCCGATGT is a genomic window of Chloroflexota bacterium containing:
- the smc gene encoding chromosome segregation protein SMC, coding for MTRLKELRLHGFKTFADPTRFVFERGVTAVIGPNGSGKSNMADAVRWVLGEQSNRSLRTRRADDVIFAGSEGRRPQGMAEAILTLDNSDGWLPIDFSEVSIGRRAYRSGETEYLINGARARLREVVDLLAGGRLGANELVVVGQGTVDAALSLRPEERRQLFEEAAGVKNLQVRKNEALGRLARARDNLTRVGDLIGELKPQVRRLALQAQHQQEHDVLGQRARTLVIEVHRRRELIARTALGEARRRKAAAEAAVEALRAEEAAGREAIGTAEAAYWSAESSARAASEGREAAREALIRAEAHAEAIARRLADLSSVIARSQAELDATQAALQAEPAAADPNADATWEAAREAERRWRAAGEGFDAADRDALSAEEAVSAARARAGASIAEAARRDEAVARAAAKAERIEEELRAARVASSTAGTALEAAETELTEAEAAEAEAIGRLQVADREGDEAQLRADEARAGATALAERVGSLRAELESLRERAESGSRLGSRLANAGWRTLMNAIDPPREAWAAIEALVGGEVQQALVWQDDGVAEHAADARGSARLLAESNDALEGRPAALAAVGATMTVAEWIGAASSPRLFARAVVAPDLPTLLGGWRRLPPGWCAVTAEGDLADERGLVIVRGRQDEAAGEAARQHERRRELAQLVESLELEQSRAGEAAGLALVASSQAHRARDEARALRSEAEQRTSQARAAHARAVEVSDHARYGERALAAELDASGNDAVAGSSGAPPSAADTYVATLAAAAIAARERRAELAVTRDQLRAAWQTAQSAVDATDSARSRGGYEQALLEARSDQLRATLAGDRESLAALDRDRNAAGEASAAAAAGVALATNERDLADAERDRLRADLLERERTRGGAASRMAELERGSQAAALVAQRHEDELVAIVRERDLAIESLPPTVDDVDAGADGAIADADLGDAPLEAIAEELTRVRRTLSQIGSVNPFAIDEHRELAGRLETLVAQDADLSAASASTEELIGRLEADIAQQFNAAFVAIGAKFDEFCRLLFAGGSASLQMSDADGEAGGIEIAVQPPGKRLQRLPMLSGGERALTGVALLFAMLSVNPVPFCILDEVDAALDEANIGRFADALRLLAQTIDFVVITHNRATIETADTIYGVTMTDAAVSRLLSLRLADVPVEVAVG
- the rnc gene encoding ribonuclease III, whose product is MASPPIDELGERLGIVLRDPEAIRQAFIHSSFLNENPGAATGHNERLEFLGDAVIGHVVSRLLYDRFPDEDEGRLTARRASLVNRESLAAIALGLGLDRYVLLGRGEAGGGGAARPSLLAATFEALAGALAVREGFGPTQRWLRRIFGSLIAPSGTEEPPKSAKSRLQEWTQRQHRQKPHYELTDVSGPSHRHAFTVSAVVDGREMGIGHGSSRQRAEENAAAVALTQLIDDAAPSRGAG
- the acpP gene encoding acyl carrier protein, encoding MADGTTFDRLKKLIVEQLGVDEEEVTPTASFVEDLNADSLDLVELIMSLEEEFGMEISDEDAEKIQKVSDAVEFIEEHQQ
- a CDS encoding transcription antitermination protein NusB, coding for MEPGAPGPRSARCFRADRRRNRAAGRGTGRRRLTSAPSRRRRVRPSPRLEARRLALLALFEDEFRPAQALVALTRLVVEHGSDAEVASHAREIVEGVIAHRSDLDARIAAFAPAIPVSELGKVERTILRSALWEVLYSAATSSGETIQDAVSLARTYSGDAARRLVNGVLGSVARSSPGGA
- the plsX gene encoding phosphate acyltransferase PlsX, with the protein product MRIAVDAMGGDFAPREIVRGAVTYAASHADEVILVGDVPRIEAEIAEFGRGHPASVSFVDAPEVIEMGEHPAAALRAKRRSSIRVATDLVRDGLADALVSAGSTGATMAAAVFRLGRIDGIDRPALAAHLVTASGPILILDVGANVDSEASNLVHYAVMGSIYSEHVLKVSRPRVGLLNIGEEAEKGDALTREAYPRLQESGLNYIGNVEGNDMVGHVADVVVCDGFVGNVVIKFFEGLTSYIFRSLRTDLQQGPIAPLALLALKPGFDRMKHRFDYEQYGGAPLLGVRGVSIVTHGRARARMLENAIRVASEAATAGIPQLIAEWSQEHPALAQRDASELIAGGTEPLVAGPGGDG